Proteins from a genomic interval of Fundulus heteroclitus isolate FHET01 chromosome 21, MU-UCD_Fhet_4.1, whole genome shotgun sequence:
- the tagln3b gene encoding transgelin-3b, with protein sequence MANRGPSYGLSREVQEKIEQKYDPDLEQRLVDWIVAQCGGNLEKPQPGRQNFQTWLMDGTILCRLINSLYPRGKEPIKKIPDTQMAFKQMEKISQFLQAAEAYGVTTTDIFQTVDLWEGKDMAAVQRTLMALGSLAVTKDDGQYKGDRDWFHRKAQGYRREFTEEQLRQGQSLIGLQMGSNRGASQAGMTGYGMHRQIM encoded by the exons ATGGCGAACCGAGGGCCCAGTTACGGGCTGAGCCGGGAGGTGCAGGAGAAGATCGAACAGAAGTACGATCCGGACCTGGAGCAGCGCCTGGTGGACTGGATAGTCGCACAGTGCGGAGGAAACCTGGAGAAACCGCAGCCGGGAAGGCAGAACTTCCAGACGTGGCTGATGGACGGAACG ATTCTCTGTCGACTCATCAACAGTCTGTATCCGCGGGGCAAAGAACCCATCAAAAAGATCCCTGATACCCAGATGGCCTTTAAACAGATGGAGAAGATCTCCCAGTTTCTACAAGCAGCAGAAGCTTATGGAGTCACCACCACAGACATTTTTCAAACAGTGGACCTCTGGGAAG GTAAAGACATGGCGGCGGTGCAAAGAACCCTGATGGCTCTGGGGAGTTTGGCTGTCACGAAGGACGATGGTCAATACAAAGGTGACCGAGACTGGTTCCACAG GAAAGCCCAGGGGTACCGGCGGGAGTTCACTGAAGAGCAGCTGCGCCAAGGACAAAGTCTGATCGGCCTGCAGATGGGCAGCAACCGCGGCGCTTCCCAGGCTGGCATGACGGGCTACGGTATGCATCGTCAGATCATGTAG
- the c1qtnf9 gene encoding complement C1q and tumor necrosis factor-related protein 9A has product MCAMSQTGFRVGLLLLLCVVRCVAEESTPSKGCVCGYPGIPGDPGHNGSPGRDGRDGLRGDKGDQGELGPPGPAGVDGLKGSKGDTGPNGLVGSKGKKGDNGEKGPPGKMGPQGIQGPPGPKGSKGELGLPGPQGTKGDLGPAGPHGPKGEVGLRGDRGIQGPLGAPGKPGPKGDMGVPGHKGSIGYRGERGARGEKGDGGEKGESPVISKSAFSVGLTARSKLPPANAPIRFDKIIYNQQNHYDPQTGRFTCPVAGAYFFTYHITVFSRNVKVALVKNGAKIIHTMDNYQTSEDQAAGGAVLHLDVGDRVWLQVVGGELFNGLFADEDDDTTFSGFIIFGA; this is encoded by the exons ATGTGTGCGATGTCGCAGACAGGGTTTAGAGTTGGtctcctgctcctgctctgTGTCGTCAGATGCGTTGCGGAGGAATCGACGCCAAGTAAAGGCTGCGTTTGTGGGTATCCTGGGATACCGGGCGATCCCGGTCACAACGGTTCGCCGGGCCGGGACGGCCGAGACGGACTCAGAGGGGACAAAGGAGACCAAG GTGAACTTGGTCCTCCTGGACCAGCCGGTGTTGACGGCCTCAAGGGAAGCAAAGGAGACACCG GTCCAAACGGTCTAGTCGGAtctaaagggaaaaaaggagatAATGGAGAAAAGGGGCCTCCTGGGAAAATGGGGCCCCAAGGAATACAGGGACCACCTGGCCCTAAGGGAAGTAAGGGTGAGCTTGGTCTGCCAGGACCCCAAGGAACTAAAGGAGATTTAGGGCCTGCAGGACCACATGGTCCAAAGGGGGAAGTTGGACTCAGAGGTGACAGAGGTATCCAGGGGCCACTGGGGGCCCCGGGGAAGCCAGGCCCTAAGGGAGATATGGGCGTTCCGGGTCACAAGGGGAGCATCGGGTACCGAGGGGAAAGGGGCGCCCGGGGTGAGAAGGGCGATGGCGGTGAAAAGGGAGAGTCTCCTGTCATCTCCAAAAGTGCCTTCTCCGTGGGACTCACAGCACGTAGCAAACTTCCACCCGCCAACGCGCCGATCCGATTCGACAAGATCATTTACAACCAACAGAACCACTACGACCCACAGACAGGGAGATTCACATGCCCCGTGGCCGGCGCCTACTTCTTCACCTACCACATCACCGTCTTCTCCAGGAACGTGAAAGTGGCCCTGGTGAAGAACGGGGCAAAGATCATCCACACCATGGACAACTACCAGACCAGCGAGGACCaggcagcagggggcgctgtgctGCACCTGGATGTGGGGGACAGAGTGTGGCTGCAGGTGGTTGGAGGAGAGCTGTTCAATGGGCTCTTTGCTGACGAGGATGACGACACGACCTTCTCTGGGTTCATAATCTTTGGAGCTtga